CATGAAGGAGGTTTGCTACTCAGGCCTGCATGCCACCCACTTCAAACAAATCGGGAGCCTCTTCCTAttgaaaacattttcaaaaaaagCAGTGGGTGGGTCAGTGACACGGAAAGCTTCAGCAGAACCAAATTATTCCAGTTGCCTGTTTTCATTATGGGACACACCAACCCTGAGAAGGAGGGAAGCCTGTGGGGGCAGGAAGAGCAAGGCCAGCGGGCTGCTTACCAGCAGTTCTTGGGGTCTGATGGAGTTGTCTGTGTAAATGCAAAGCTTCTCTGCTGTGAGGGGGCTGGTCTCTTTCAGCTTGGAGGCCAGGAACATGCAGACGGCCCCCAAAAGCTGCAGGTGGCACTTTTTGGTGGGCACCACTGCGAGAAATCTGTCCAGGTAATTCATGGCCAGGGGGAAGACCTCCTCCTCGCACTTCTGCTCCTCGCAGACCTGCAGccaaaggaagaggagagaacTTCAGGCCAGGTCTCCAAAGGCTCCTGCCAGCTGACTCCTTGCAAACGGGAGGCGCAGCCGGCAGGATCCGTGCAGTACAAGACTTCGGAGCAGGCGCCGGAAAGGGCAGCGCTTGGCAGGAggctttggcggggggggggcggcgaggcggggggggagaggcaggaagccGCGGTCGAACCTCGCATTCCTTCGACGCATTCAGCAAGAGGCGAACTGGGCCCTCCCGGGCGGAGCTGAACTCCCACCCAAGGCAGGGGGCGGCGGACTGCCTCTGACCCGGCGGCCGGCGTGGGCCAGCCTCGCCCCGCTTCTGGCATCTTCTCAGAGGGAAACCCCCAAGTGCTCCAGGAGAAGCAGCGCGGGACTCCTTCGGAAACCCCTCGCCCGCTCCCGAACCAGCCGCGGGGAAAGACCCGGGCCGGGAGAAGGGCGCCCAGCGGGCCTGCGGCCCCGGGGCAGCTCCGCTCTCAGGGGCGCCCCAAGCCTGGTCCGCGGCCCTGGCCCGGACCGCTCCGCAGGGCAGCTCCGCGGGCCGGGTCGCCAGGAGAAGCGGCCCGCGGAGGGCGGCCTCGGCACGGAGAGCTCCCCGCAGCACGGAGAGCCGTGGCCCGCCCGGAGGGAGGCGCGGGCCGGGGAAGGGAGCCCGAACCCCCGCAAGGGCGctccggcccggcccggcccggccgcgGGTGGCTCTGCGAGCGAGGAGCGAGCCGGAAGGGCGGAGACCTGCGGAAGCCCCCGCGGGTCTTCCCGGGAACCCACCTCCAGCATCCAGGTGGCCACGATCCTGCGCATGGCGGGCCGCAGCTCGGGCTGGACGCACTGGAAGTAGGAGCAGCGCGGCAGGTAGCGCTCCTCGGCCCGCAGCAGGTTCCGCAGCACGCGCTCGTCGCGCAGCAGGCCCGGGTCCTCCGCCGCCGCCCGCCGCGCCGCCCCCGCGGAGCCCTCGCAGCACAGCAGCTCCATCCTGCTCCGCGCGCAGCGAGCGAGCGAGCCAGAGGGCGCCCGgcgctgcctcctcctcgccgCCCGCCCGCCAGCCGCTGGGAGGGCGGAAAAGTTctcggggaggaggaggaggagggggaggcgctgCTGCCGCCCGGCGCCGCCCCCGCTCCCGCTCCCGCTCCCGCCCCCGCTCCGGACTGCGGAGGTGGCCGCAGGCAGGCGGGGCGCGGAGCCGCGGTCCGGGGAACAGCGGGCCACCAGAAAGTGCGAGCCTGCAGCAGGCCGGTCCCTCGAGTAGCCCGACCCGGGCAGCCCTCGGAGGCCGCGGGCCACGACCCCGGGCAGCCTTCCCCGCCGGCCGCGGCTCTTCTCGACGCTCCCGGCCGCAGCCTCCGGGGCTCCGCGACCTCCGACGGGCTCCTCGCTGCCGTCCTCTGCGCGCAGCTTTGCAGGCGCACCTGGGAGCGAGCCGCTGCTGGGCCAGGGCTGGCGGTGCCCAGCAGGAGCCaggattcggggggggggagcgatgTCGGGGATCTCAGCTGGGAGCAAAACGAAGGGACAAGTCTGGAGAAACACCAAACGCCCGAAACCCCCCCAGATGTCAGGAAGAgaaaagaaggtggggggggggaatcaggcaaCCTCACAATAATTGGCAGAGAACGAATGCATCTCTTGGAAGATGTCTTGCCTGCATAGAAATCACATGCAGCATCTCCTTTCGTTTACACACCAgcgcaatacacaggcctgcaaccctgcaaaagcaaaacaattcACTGGCATGCAGGTAGTATtgacttgtattgaaagtgcctatttaacacctatcgagcacctatctagcacctacctaatgcctatctagtgcctatttaacacctgtCTGGCACCTATcgagcacctacataacacctatttaatgcctatatagcacctatataacgcctatctgaCACCTATATAGTGtttatttaacacctatctagcacctatctagcacacacctatctagtgcctgtctagcacctatataatgcctacctatatagtgcctatttaacacctatatagcacctatctagcacctacgtAACATCTATTTATTGCCTATATtgctatctaacacctatctagcatttaacacctatctagcaccaacacctatctagtgcctatctagcacctatataatgcctacctatatagtgcctatttaacacctatatagcgcctatctagcacctacataacacctatttaatgtctatatagcacctatctaacacctatctagcgtttatttaacacctatctagcactatctaacacctatctagtgcctatctagcacctatataatgccagATAGgttatagtgcctatttaacacctatatagtgcctgtctagcacctatatcacacctatctagtgcctatctagcacctatataacatttgtcgatgacacattgctgatgcattgatacatattataataaaatttatttacatgaaagcatgaggaaagatatgctagtctaatacagtaatgccattggaacactagttttttttttacaatattcattacttttaaaaagcaaagtacagaagatttaaATGTATGGcatctacctggttgagctgaattctcccagctttctgagagttgaatctccttagaaccaggggtggatccagtatctgtttgggaggggccatgagcactaccttcagagcccaggtcaaccaggcaggtagctgGTAACCAACCTGGGCTTATCACTTcttggacatttgctgggcacctggacttggagcccaggtctacctgcttgggtagacctgggctccagattgagctctgtggctatttgctgggtgggtatacctgggctcctgTTCCAACCAATCTCCTTGGCGTCCGCCCAGTAGATGTTTCCCTGATACCCAATTTTGCTCTTCATTCTCATGGGTGCCCTTCCCTTCTGGcaggacagtttgggggggggggcatatgcacccatggcctcccctggatccgcccctgcttagaaccttttccacacttaagttcttggttctctttagctcaaatgctttccatgctttctccaccagaaaaggggtctccccagtccccaagcagcagccattaattttaaaaatatatatgaaaggcAAAAGCCCCACCATGaagtctccaaacagaaacatttcttccTGCACCtccacagcaataccttgtagtaattagcatgttccacagtagaagaaatagcaccctccccccagccagtacaagtcgAAATCTCTCCCTACCTTCCTTGTAGCAtctcttgaccagccctgctctccatgtgctctggatagGGGCAGGATGACCGGAGGTCATagcttccaaggagccctccaggaccctgttttattcactctacaccaggggtgtccaaagtttttggcaggagggccaattaaaatgaaaaagaattaatttacatttaaaatttgaataaatttgcataagtttacataaatgaatatattaaagatgaacttatatgaatgaatgaaggtcttgcagtagctcaaggcctataaaaggccttgcacaaagcaaggctggcctttcctttgctgcctctgttgcctcacagacgtgaaaaagcaagcagtggagggagccctcatcccacagctcacgggagaggtcgaacagttgccctcacgttgagagcagttgcattgggccagtgcgggctccaacaaatctccagaggctcattggagaccaggggctccctgaaggccacattgggagtccttgagggctgcaagtggccccagggccagggtttgggcacccctgctctacacacatgcactctctcattctctctcatccctgccagaagcagcaAGCCCTCTTTCCTCCTGTGGATGAAAAAAGTTGCAGAAAGGGCTTCAGATCATCCCCAACTGATGCCAGActagacagaaagaggacagggttggaaaaaattctaggggggggcaaactgctggctcaggggggtgaaacccctcctggccccccccccagctacggccctgattgggccctaagacacctACTTGGTGTGAGAAGAGagacttggtgtgtgtgtgtgtgtgtgtgtgtgtgtgtgtgtgtgtgtgtgtgtgatgtgaatGTGAAGTTGTGTTTCAACCTGCTGAAGGTCTTGACCAGTGGACTTTTAAACCTTTTCCTTTGGAGGGATGCAGACGACATGCCAGACTTCCTCAAGTCTGACAAGCAGCTTGTGACATGTGGTGGGGATCTGTCATTCAAAAGGATGAAGCTAGAAATTCCGCTGGGCCTATCTGAGCACATATCTGGATTCCAACCAAGAGCTGGATCCAACTGTTCGGTGGTTGGAATGCAGAGGGGGAGACAAAAGCCTGATcccttcctgtctccctccctcccttcagcTAACACAAGTGAGCCTGGGTGCATCCAGCAGCTTCTgttttgctttgggggggggggttcagcgtTATTACTTTTTCGGAGCAGGGACCTATCctgattttttaattattttttgctTCTGTTACTTTGTAACAAGCCATGCAAATTGATGCTGCTGTACAaacaaatattaataataataattgaaaaataaaaaatctgccccACCCTAAGAATGTAGAATTGCCAGTATATGGGAGACCAGGAAACAGGTATGACTGCCAGATCAGCCGTGCAGTCAGCTGGAGAGCTTGTTGGAGAAGCCCCTTCCCTACCCTGCAGGCACCTGGACCGCACAGACAAAACATTTCAGTGTCTGCTGTGGTGGTAACATTGTGGCATCCAAAAGACCTTGTTCATTTATCAGCTGGGCTTAAAAACCTTTTGTTCACAAGCTTGCTTGTGTGTGAACGTAGAAAATAATTCAGCTGTATCAGCTTGCAGCTGTTTAGTGACAGAAGGCCGCAGGGCCTGAGGAAGGGACATGGGAAAACCCAGCCCAGGCAGAAGGAAGACACAGCAAGCAACAGCTGCAGGACTGGGAAAACGTCTCTTTCTGGAGGATGAGAAAAATAGCTACAGTTGCGTTCAGCGTCCGGAAAGTTGTGCCTGAACTCCTCTAATCCTTGGTCAGCTGGGAAGAGAAACAAGATGGTTCCCCCTTGTGAGATGGGCTGAGTGGCAGGCACtgttgggcagggcagggcaggcaggtCAGAACTGCAGCTAGAGGTGGAATTTCCAGTCAGAGGCTGGGATCCTGGTACACATATGCAGGGCCGGCCCACCCCTGAGGACAACTGAAgcgattgcctcaggcagcagagagatGGTGGGGGTCGCCCATCTCTGCAGCCTACTTGCCTCTGctgccctccttccactccctggattggaaaaggaagaggaggacagagaggaagaggaagtgtggaggggaggaggctgcTAGCTGGAgctttggagagtgggaggaacacaGGCCGGTGCAGTATCGGGTCAGGGGAGCGGTATTTGGGATGCTGCCTTGGGGGTCAGGAGGCCTTGGAGTGGTCCTGGTGGTGAGGACAGTCATCTCCTCGCAGATCCAGGAAGCCTAGAGCCAGCCCGGTACATGTCCCCTGACTTGCAGGCTGTGTCTTTGCATTTGCACAAGTGTGGCCTGCTCTTTGCTGGTGCTGCTTGTGCACAGTCGGCTGGCAAGAATTGACTGTTCCATTCAACGCTGGTTTCAGGCCACGTACAGATGAGGTCTCTGGGCCCAAACCTCTTTGCCAGCAGTGTGCCAGTCTTCAAAGAATCTTGTCCACAGCTATGATGCACCCGACAGAGTCTTCTGTACATCATGGCGTCTTTCCAGATCATGTCCTGGGAGTTCCTCTATGAGCTGATCTGTTATGGCAGCAGACAGGGATCTCTGAAAGACACCTTGCTGACCACTGTCCATCTTCCTCTGCAGAAAAGAGAGAGCCTACTGGTGCCCCACTTTATACTCTCTGCACATTTTCCTACTGGGGAGGCTGGAATTTATTGGGTAAACTTGGGTAGTatctttgctgccaccacccaactGAACCTTGTTCAACACAGACACATCAGGCAAGTAGGAGATGTTGATTCAAAGGCCTGGAAATCAAGCAGTGGCTGGGGGTACAAACCATGCACCAATCCAACAGCAGGTGGGcaggaaaaggggggttgttattgGCAAAGGTTGGGGAGGGAGTTAAAGGACAAGCAGAAAATCAGACAGACCCCAAATGCAGCTGGCAGAGTCCCTGCCCTGCCATTGCTGCTCATGGGCTTGGAGTCtggtccctgcaccagcctctgtgAGTAGCTCTGCCTTTCGCAaagcagctgcccctcccccccagaccgCTTCCCTGAGCTTCCTTGTATGGGACACCCCAGCAGCAGAGGAGGTCACAGTTCTGTTCGATGGGATGGCTGACCACCACTGGGCACTCCAAGCTGCCTGACTTGGCCAGGTGGGCTTCAATGCCCAATTGACCTGCCCACCAGCAGGGGACTGGCGAACCCTCTTGCTCTGGGGGAGGCCAGAAGAGAAGGCGGCACAACCACCAAACCATTTGCCTGCTTAGACCTGCAGGCTTCCTGGCTTAAGTGCTGATTAGCAATTGACTtcagggaggcgtttcagggtgccTGGCTTACTGATTTGCCTGGGCCTCCTCAGGTCAGTTCCCCTGGTGCCTGCCACAGAAGTCTCCTCCTCCAGAGATGGGCTGGTACCACCAGGGAGACGGTGTGGCCTGACAAGATGGAAGGTGCTTCACCAGGGACTTGATGGACAACCTTTGCACATGTATCTCCCCGCACATTTGGCTTATCACTTGAGACCCTGTTCCAGGCGCTATGAGCAGTAGAGGGAAGATGTTCATCTTGAGACCTCTGGAACCTTTTGGTGGTAGGAGGAACTGCCTGCCATTGGAGGGCATGTGTGGCCTCCCACTCCCTTCATCTTCAAGTGTCAAGTGAAGAACATGTTGTTTTGGAAGCCActtggagttggggggggggcttttctgtTTGCCTTCTGGTTCTGTTGACTGGCTGGTGTGTGGCTTAATTCTGACTGTTATTATCGACTCTCTGTGAAAAGGGAGTCTGGCTTTAAACCAGGATGTTCACAAGTGTTTGCATGTTATTATTCACCTTTTATTGTCCTTCTGTTCTTGTTTCTTTCTAATACAAGTTGCCTTGTGTCATCATATGGTGAAAAAAGTTCAGACACAATAACATTTGGGAACTTGTCCTGCAAGTCACTCCCCACCCAGCATGGTCTGTGCTGAAGCTGGGCCAATACTGGTGTTGAGAAGAAGTGCATCGCTCCTCCCACTGTGTCCCACATTACTCTGGTGGCCTGGAGGAGAATGGCGCCCACCGAGCCACATCACGCAAGAAGGAGGCCTTGCTATGACATGTCGTGGTTGCCACTGTCCTCTGGTTGTACCGCTTGGCAGTCTAGTTTGTGAGGCTGAAGCAGTGGTGGCCTGAAGCATGTTTGATCCTGTCCAGGACACTTACTAATGATCGCAACAAATGATCCCAGTTCTCGCATTGTGTTTTTGTTGACTGAAGCATCCATCCAGTGATTACCTGAGGAGGGATGTGACTCCCCAAGCTTTCCTAACCCAAGCCCACTTTATCCACTACAACTTACCAGTCTCCCAGAGGATAATTAGAAGCCACGTACGaccaaaaaaccagcagctgaAAGATATAGAAACATGGCAACCTGTTGTTTGCAGGAAATAATTCCTGGGATGTGAGGAAGGCCCTGTGCAGAGAAAGTGGCCTTCTGAGGAGCCAGGCTAGCTCAGCACCTCCAGCTCAGGGTGAGGTCTGGAGACCACATGCAGCCCATGAGAGTCCCCACTCTAGCCCTTCCACTGTCCCCAGTCATCCCACCCTGGCCTCTTCTATGCATAGTCTCACCAACACCACCTGCCCAAAGGTGGCAGTCTGGCTCTGGGACTTCATGCTGGCATGAGTGCACACAACAGAAGGATGCACCTGCATGCCTACCATCTGAACATGTTCAACAAGAGTAtgttgggactcttcagtctagaaaaaagatgcctgaggaggggacgtgattgagatgtacaatattatgcaggggctggacagagtgcatagaagcatgctcttttccctctcacaacaccagaaccagggaacagtcactgaaattgagtgtggggaggggagagttagaacagaaaaaagaacacatttctttacccagcatgtagtctgtgcaactccttgccacaggatgtggtggcggcggcaTCTGGTCTAGACACCTTGAAAGGGGGATTGGGCAGGTTgacagaggaaaagtccatcataggttacaagccaaaatgggtatgtgcaacattctggttttagaagtaggctacctcagtatGCCAGGTGTAAGGaagtggcactaggatgcaggtcccttgtggtctggtgtgctccctgaggcatctggtgggccactgtaagatgcaggaagctggactagatgggccttgggcctgacccagcggggctcttctgaagTTCATGTGTCCTTCTGTTCCAGCTGCTGTCCTGCCTGGGAGCCATGCAGGTCTGACCTGGCTGTAAACAAGAAAGGACAGCTTCCTGTTTCTTCTCCCAGAACCCCTCCAATTTAGAAATGAAGCCTCTGTAAAGAGAGACAAATGGACAGTGACTGTCATATGTTAAAAAAGTGAGGAACGCTAAATAGCTTTTGACAGCACTGGAATCAAAGTGATGATGTcacctgtccctcttcaccctacaCAGCAGGGTGTATTTCCTGTGGCTGTTCCGGCTTCTCTGCAGGTTAATGTGGAGTACAGGGCATCCCTTGTCCCTTTGCCACCACCCCCTCCATTCACAGCTTGAAACAGCCTCTTCAGTCAGTCGGCTGGCCCTGGAGCAGTGTCCCCTCCTCTGAAACAGTTTCAGCAGATCTGTGAGTCCTGCGAGATCCTGCCAAGGCTCTGGCATCCTGTTTCTAACAGGTTTCTAACAGATGATTCTGGACAGACCACAAGAAGGGCATGAAAACACCAGGCTTCTGCTCTTGTGTGTCCTAAATGTTGGTCTTCAGTGGtacactgcttctgaacatgggaGTTCACATTAGCTGTCAAAGAATCTGGGTTTAAAAAAGAGGGGGCTCCACACAAATACGGCTCCATGCCAAAACCCAGCCTCAGCTAGCATCCAAATATGCAggtgtcctgtccaaatattctgTCTCCCTtgtaatgcccactttttggctaattaacacccttctccaagaacagcagctgctgtgtgcaaaggaatgactgcagaactccttatcaccTTGAGCAATTAACATAATTTATTGCTACAATCAcattccctgcaattcctcttgtccagaggctttcccctccccaaaactccacttaacctagtgggtaaaggtccaaagcatctggtccaagtccacagtccaaTCTCCAATGCAGCACAGTTCCTCCtctgtgtcttctccagcagagttcaggcagtccccttctccctgtgtgggtgggtgtgtcggtctgggaggccctctggagctgccttttatccttgtagccccttgttaagtctaagatgcagctcagctccccctccccctgcatatATCTGGCCTGTATAGGAGCCACTATTATCAACCCACCAGTGGACTCACAGGTGTCTGGAGGTCACTGCAGGAGGGTCCCTGATGGCATGAACTGGCCCTCAGGGTTGTGGGGGGGAGACACATGTCTAAAAGAAAAAGTGAGTGCTCAGCACACCACTCAGCCTCAAGGGGGAGCCAGGGATCCTCCTGGCTTTGGGAACGAAGGGACAGACATGCCTGTTGGAGAGACACCGGCTTCTTATCTGGCTGGTCCTCCATCCTGCAATCCACCTTATACTGGAAATGCTGAATGAAGCTCCTGCCTTTATGATCAATGAACTGGTCACATGGTTGATTCAAAGAAGTGCAAAACTGCACAGGGGATGGGGACTTGCGGTGACATCACTGAGGGCCAGCCAATTGGCTCCGTGTGCACAGCTGGCTTCTGCTTCAGACTTGCTGAACCCAGTTTTTCAGTGCTCTCAGTCCTGAGAGAAAAATCGGTTGTGTTTGGACTGAATACAGAGAATGTGTTTCCAGACTGGCCCCAGCACTCTACATCTGTTGGCTCCCTGAGAGTAGAACCAGTGGTGTCAACCATCCCCACCCCTTTCAGTGAGAGCAAAtgcgcttgctctctctctctcacacacacacacacagaccctgcTTGGAAACAGCCTGGCCCATGAGGGAGAGAGTCAGCAGGCGTCTTACAAACCTGAAAACCTCTCTGTCTGGGCCTCAGTCAGGCTGAGGACTGGGAAGAGCTTTCTCACCCCTCCAGTTTATCTCTGAACAGTGTTTCATGTTTTGGTATGAGTAAAACAGCCCCTTCATTTGCAGAAGCCTTGAGAAGTGTTTACTGTTTGCTGTGGGTGAGTTGAAGTAACTGCAACTGGAGTAAATACTGAACTGAAACCGCAAGCAAGTCATCTACAAACTGTCCTTCAGTCTCCACAGTAAAGCAGCTTTGTGGCCTAGTGCGGGAGACCTGGAAGTCAGGCCAAAGGAACTGCAGGTTTTGGTtgaactcagcaattttcaacctttttcatctcatggcacactgacaagtcgcTAAAagtgccaaggcacaccatcagtattttgacaattgacaaggtacactatgCTGCTgatagggggctcaaatcccccaatgcccctactaataaatgaccctccacaaactcctggggcacacctgtgaaccattcgtggcacagcagtatgccatggcacaatggctgaaaatggctggtttaactCATAAACTTGCCATTCTGTTTGTGAGTTTGTTTTTATTGTGGTCACTCCATTGAGTACTGAAATATTGAAGTGGAATTTGGAATGCACATTCAGGACTGCTTCAAGTCCAACCTCTGTGCCCATTTTCAGGCTGGCCAGGAAAGACGTAAGAACGCTGCAATGCAATATCTCTGTAGAAAACAAAGAGAGTGCAATGGAATTGGCGTGCGCAGGGCAATACTGCCTGCTACGTGTCCAAATTACAGCTCAGCTCACCCACACCCATTTTCAAGGGATATGGAAGTGAGACgtggaaaaaacaaaataaaataaaaaaggtaaAGCGTCATTTGAGGTGAGGCGTCTTGAACACCCTGGACTGAATCTAAAGAGAGCCAGTTGTGATTATGCACCGTTGAAGTCCATGGGACGAGCGATCTGAGTCAGACTGCCTGCCTTGCAGCTGACGGAAGCTATGCTACAGTCTGTGGGGCTGTAAACAGGAGGGAAAcaggaggtaaggaaacaacttTTTTTCTTATCTTCGTGTGGGCTTTCTGACCACCTATGCTCTCCTCAGACCCAAACCATCTgtggagctggcacaagtctgaggagagagaaggggcattccagggagggataCCAGGGATAGAATCTGCTGGGCACCACTGCCGggacccacccctccctccctggtacCCTTCCCAGTTCCTTTCCCTGAACACACAGCCCACCCCTGGCGACCACCTGCTGCCACTGGTAGGCcacccaccagcagctccattgcACAGCTCAGAAACGCAACTGCTGCCTAcctcaggaaaaaagaaaagaacgtGGAGAAATCAGAGAATGGTGGCAGGTGGAGGTGTGTGTGCTGCGGTCAGACTCCTGTGATTCTAAAAGGGGGTTTTCTGAATGGGTCTTATATTCCTGCAGGATCCCACCTGAAGGGCCTTCCTCACAACTATGCACCTGATGGTGTGAAGGAGGGGCACAGTTATTTCTgtggacagagtggaaatggaaaaggtgccaaagagagcgactaagatgattacggggctggggcaccttccttatga
This genomic interval from Tiliqua scincoides isolate rTilSci1 chromosome 6, rTilSci1.hap2, whole genome shotgun sequence contains the following:
- the CCND2 gene encoding G1/S-specific cyclin-D2, yielding MELLCCEGSAGAARRAAAEDPGLLRDERVLRNLLRAEERYLPRCSYFQCVQPELRPAMRRIVATWMLEVCEEQKCEEEVFPLAMNYLDRFLAVVPTKKCHLQLLGAVCMFLASKLKETSPLTAEKLCIYTDNSIRPQELLEWELVVLGRLKWSLAAITPHDFIVHILRKLPLSQDKLLLIRKHAQTFIALCATGRQRISCWQLLPVVCPPSHSLPYSILPTATVQESILAGRDPGLWEVLQGEQDLK